GAAAGAGAAGGAAGGAAGAACAAAAACGATCGACATTGAAATCGATCGACATTGAAATCGATTGACATTGAAGAAGGAAGAAGGACGCAGAAGGAAGGAAGAGATCGACATTGAAATCGAAactgaagaagaggaagaacaaCGCAGCAAGGAGATCGAAATTGTGAAATCGATAAATAATGGAAAACCTAATTAGGAGTGTGATTCAATCCACTCAAAGAATTCAAGTTCCTGTTGAACCTGATATTCAAGATGCAACAATGGAGGACGTTCTCAACAATTGCATCGAAAACAATGCTTTGGCACAGGAACGTGAAGAAGAGGAGGCAATGGAAGCTGAAGAACAACAtattatttctgattctgaaggtatgaataattaattatatgtttgaagttaaagttatggTTATAAACGTAAAAGTTAGGGATATTCCTGTTAAAGTTATGTAAATGTGTTGGTTTGCCTGAAGTATTGGTGTTTGAAAAAGTTACAGATAtcaaagttaaagttgaggttttcagagtaaaagttaagtaTGTAAAATGTAAAGATATAGTTatgcataaaagttatagttTATACGTTCAAAGTTAAAGTTATAGTTATGAATGAAAAAGTTAGAGATATTCCTGTAAAAGTTATGTAAATGTGTTGGTTTGGCTGAAAAATAGGTGTTTGAAAAAGTTACAAATAtcaaagttaaagttgaggatttcagagtaaaagttaagtaTGTAAAATGTAAAGTTTAGAATATTTGCTTAGATTTTTAACATGCATGATTTTAATAAAGAATTTACATGGTTTTATGCATAAAAGTTATACTTTGATGCATAAAAGTTAGCCTTGTTTAAATAGATATAAGGCttgttttagtaaaagttaTAGTGTTATCCATAAAAGTTAGACTTATTGTTGTAAAAGTTACAGTTTTATGCGTAAAAGTTAGGCttgttttagtaaaagttagccttgttttagtaaaagttaAATTTCTATGCATAGAAGTTAAACTTGTTTTAGTAAATGTTGGCCTTGTTTTAATAAAAGTTATAGTATTATGCgtaaaagttagggtttaataataaaaatttctgCTGATTTTTGGTAATTGCAATAACAGAACCGGATCAAGATATTGTTGGAACACTGATGGGATACACTGCTGAAACAGTGGAGGAACTTCTAGGTTTCTATGAAAAACATGCTAGTGAGGTTGGATTTTCCATAAGGAAAGGAAACACGAGATTCAAAGTTGGGACAAGAATCGTGCTTGAAAAGACATATGTTTGTTCAGCAGCAGGAGTAACAAACAAtggaaagaacaaaaagaaaaaagtgcaAACAGTTGTTCCTGTAGTgcccaaaaaagagagaaaaccaAGGCAAGTTTCGATCACGAGAACGCAATGTAGGGCTTGCTTGAGAGTGAAAATGAATTCTGAAGGCAGATATGAGGTTGTTAATCATGTGATAATGCACAACCATGATTTAACTAGAAGTCAATGGCACTACTTGCATAGATCTGAAAGGCAAATAACGGAAGAGAAGAGGGAGGCAATTGAAACTATGCAAAAATCTGGTAATAGTTACATTTTGATAGTTAAACTTTTATGTTCTGTGTAAAAGTTATTGTTTTGATACTCATCCTTTTGTTACTGCAATCACCTTCTAAGATGAAAAAAGttggaaatataaaagtcaCACTCATCTCAGTTAAAGTTAAGCTTtttaaagtaaaagttaggttagaGTAGAATGAGAACTGTCTTTAACTTTGACAACAATTtccttaactttaacctacataaccacaactttaacacaaaaaTTAACTATAAggtgttaaagttaagttaattACAATTAAAGTTTTAGAGGTTAAAGTTAAGCTTTTTAAAGTAAAATTTAGGTTAGAGTAGAATGAAGACTGTCTTTAACTTTGACAACGATTtccttaactttaacctaaataacaacaactttaacacagaaaatTAACTATAAggtgttaaagttaagttattgacaattaaagttttaaaagttaaagttagcctttttgtaCTAAAAGTCAGGTCTGAAGAAGTAAAAGTTAAACATTTTGCcgaaactattattttatttacattctTTTATGCTGAACTGACAGGTCTGTCATCCACGGCTTCCTTTAACTACATGGCAATTGAAGCTGGAGGTGAAGAAAATTTGGGACACTCGAAGAAAGACCATCTAAATTACTGCACGAggttaaaaatgaagcaaatagAAGGAGGTGATGCACAAGCAGTAACTGACATAATGTATTTAGAGCTTGAAGGTGACCCAAACTTCTTTTTTAGATTTAGATTGGATGAAAAAGGTAAATTGAGGAGTTTGTTTTGGAGGGACTCTATGATGATGGAAGACTATGGAATTTTTGGAGATATAGTGGTTTTTGACACGACGTATAGAACAAACAGGTATAACCTAATTTGTGCTCCAAtagttggaataaacaaccactgGAACAATTGCATGTTTGGTTGTGCATTCATAGGAGATGAAAAGATTGAGTCGTTTGTGTGGCTTCTacaaactttcaaaaagtcaatGGGGGGAAAAAGTCCAATATCAATCTTTACAGATCAAGATGCAGCAATGAACAATGCCATCCATCAGGTAAAAATCCAAGATTTATCCTTTTCAGAgcccttaactttaacttcatatTCCTCAACTTTAAGTTCAtagtccttaactttaacttccaAATCTTTAACTTTAAGTTCAGAATCCTTAACCttaaatttagaaatcttaACTTTAATTTTAGAATCCTAAAGTTTAAATTTAGAATActtatccttaactttaactttaactttataattcttaactttaatttcaattttcttaactttaacttcaaaaatctcaacttttaaCATTGAGTTGTATATGCAGGTCTTTCCAGATTCAAGACACAGATTATGTGTATGGCATTTGCATCAGAATGCTATTACCAGATTTGGGGCATTGAAACGAGATCCAACTTTTAAGAAGACATTCAACTATTGCTTGTATAAGTGTGTCACAGTAGTTGAATTTGAAACCAATTGGAGATCAATGCTGCAACAATATGAGTTGATAGGGGAAGAGTGGTTTACAAATGTATACAATTTGAGAGAAAAATGGTGCCCTGCGCTAAGCAAAGACTTCTTTTCAGCTGGGATTTTGTCTTCACAACGAAGTGAAAGCACTAATCACGCCATCggatttagagcaaatagaacaACCAGTTTAACTGATTTCTATAGATTGTTCAAAGGTACAATACAACGTTGGAGAAGTACAGAAAAGCAAGCTGAATTCTCTTGTAGTAAATCGGTTCCATCCTCGGCTTTACCACTATCTGGATTGTTGAAACATGCATCAGAAGTTTACACGTTGTCACTATTCAGAGACTTTGAGGAGGAATTTGGATATTCAATTGCAACAACAGCAAAATTAATTTGGAAACAAGGTAAATATCAGaatttaaagttagtctttttacTGTAAAAGTTATgcctttttttaataaaagttgATAAACTGAAATATAAAGTTTATTAACTTTTAATTCACCAGGGCTAACTTTTATAcatattttcataactttaagtaaaaagtttaggttttttgttttaaaagttaagattttgaaaaagtttaggcatctgaagttaaagtttagaattctgaagttaaagctaggttttttatttttaaagttaTGTAACCTgaaaaattaagtttcataactttaagtacaccagggctaacttttatattgatttTCCTAACTTTAAAACATGGTACTACTAATGCAGAAAATACTGAGTTCTATGCTGTGTCCATTGATGAAGAACCTTGGTCTGCACAGAGAGTAACATACATCCACGAGAGCCAAACAGTATCATGTACGTGTAAAAACTTTGAAGCTTCAGGATGGTTATGCTACCACTGCATTAGGATATTGCACCTTCATTCGGTTAACCGGATTCCAGAACAGTACATCAAAAAGAGGTGGACAAAATATGCCAAGTCATCAGTTTGGAACaaattagaaaatgaaaaacCAGAAGAGGTGCAGTACACACCTTGGCGCCAAACCATGGCTAGGAAATACTACAACCTTATCTTGAAAAGCCAATCAAATGAGGAGACAAGAACCCTTATGGAGGATGGTTATGCCGCTAGTGTGTCTCTGGTTGATGAACTTCTAGCGTCATTAAATCTTTCAAACACTGACGACGCTTCAACCACAGAAACAAGTGCAACAGCAGCACCTGAAACAAGTGCAACAGCAGCACCTGAAACAAATGCAACAGCAGCATATGAAACAAACTCAGCACCAGCAGGTAAAAGTTAATTGTTTTTTGGTTAAAGTTAAGATATTCcttgttaaagttaagttagagATGATGAAAGTCTGTCTTAACTTTAGaataaatttcataactttaacctacagaactacaactttaaaccaaaaaaactataatgtgtgaaataaaaacAGATTGGAACTCACATTTtcttaaaaaggaaaatatgtaaaagttacaattttataagtaaaagttagggttttatatGTTAAAGTTTGGGTTTTATAAGTAAAAGTTATGATACAGTATGTTAAATGTTTGTAGGTACTCATGCAACAACAACAAGTGATACAAGTGTACAACAAGCAACAAGTTCTGAACCTGCAACAAACACAACAACTGAACCTCCTATGGTATTGGATCCTGAACGTTGCACAACAAAAGGAAGGAACAAAAGACCACGAGGACCATTTGTCAAAAAGAAGAAGGGAAAAACTGCAGCGCCTCCAACAACAGACTTTGGAACAATAACTCCAAATTTGAGATTATTTTGAttcttttaatgttttatatcaaaaatagaatttaattttttcttaaagttaaagttaaggtttatgaagttaaagtttaacattctgaagttaaagtttactaGACTTGAGAACTTAGTAAAAGTTTCTTTacattgaaagtttgaatatataCATTAAAATTTAGTGAAGTATAATATTTCTCTGAAGTGTATATATCTTTTAATCTGTCTTTTGTTCAAAAATGTAAAAGTTGGATTTATATATTAAAAGTCAGGCTAGATATAGTAAAAGTTGAGGTATATTTGCTTAACTTTTAGCATTAAATTAACAACTTCTAATATGTTACGTAACTTTTTCTAAACATCGCCAAAACCCATGTTACTTGGACTGACTTGGATACGTGTCCAAGTGTCTAagataaattgtgattttttttttcggatttAAGTTGAAAATAAAGTTTCAAAGTGCATGGATACTTAACGTACAATGAAGAATTGAAGTTATataccaaaaaccaatattatacttaaagttgagagttttgtacttaaagttaccctttttgtaataaaagttagataaactaatattaaattttcttaactatttcaataacaGGGCTAACTTTAATGGTGATAATCTTAACTTTAAGCATAGAATCAACAACTTTAAATACATGTttcagaatcctaaactttaactttagaaccctcaactttaactcaattatcctaaactttaagcctaaactttaactttagatccctcaactttaactctaaaaccctaactttaactctataatcctcaactttaacttaattatcctaaactttaacagcagaatcctaaactttaattttagaaccttcaactttaactctaaaaccctaactttaactctataatcctcaactttaactcaattatcctcaactttaactcagaATCCTAAATTTAACTTTGgattccttaactttaacttcaaatgcctaaactttaactttaaaatctAAGTCTTTAAGTTCAGAAACCTTAATTATAACTTCAGACTCCAAAACTTCAACTTCAGATGCTTAAACTTTAACaacagaatcctaaactttaacttaagaaccctcaactttaactaaattatcctaaacttttacagaaacTGAACATTaccaaaaaccaatattatTCTTAAAGTTGATCTTAACTATAACAATAACAGGGCTaactttaaaaataataatcttAACTTTAACCATAGAATCAACAACTTTAAAAATACATGTTTCCATGTTCTACTGAACATCACCAAAAACCAAAATTATATGCCATATATACACAAAAATGGCATTATACTCTAGAGAAATATTTTTGTGAAAATGTAAAAGTTAAGATTATTGTACTTAGAgttttgatgaactttaaaactaatattaaaatTTCATGCTGCAGGTTTCTTTGCCGTCCGTTTGGTAGGAGCTTGCTTCTTCTCTGGTGGTCCTACATTTTCGGGGACAGATGCATCTGCTACATTCCTTTTAAGACGTTTTCTTGAAGTAAAAGTCTTCAACGGTTGTTCGTTGCCCTCTGCCgcattatcattcacatctGCCACATTGTTATTCATCTCTGCCATATTACCCTCTGGTTTCTCGTTCTCATTGGCATTCTCCTGTGCAATTTTACCCTCTGGTTTCTTGTTCTCATTGGCATTCTCCTCTGCTTTCTTTTCAACTTCCTTCTCCTTTTTGGCAGCTTCTTTCTTCAACTTCCTATCATTTGCCAATTTTTGCTTCCTCCTGGTTACCACATGTGGATAGACATCTACTCGTTTGGAATTGAAATCAGCAAGTTTATTGAGAACTTCTGCCCGTTTGTCATTCATGTCAGATAACACAAGTGTGGCACATATTTCGGCACGCAGAACAATCCTTTTACGGGGCTGtattatttgaaaaaaaaaagaataacatTATCAACATCATTTTAAATTCCAAAATAAATAAGGCTAATAAAAGTTAAGCAAATTGCTGTAAAAGTTAGGAATTTTGACTTAAAAGTTATGATTCGAAAAAATTCTAACCTCTTTCAAATCAGGACAGCTACATTTGATTCCTTCAAATGTCAACATACTAATCATTGTATAAATTCCACAATCAAGGTCAGAACCTTTTGCAGTCTTCCAATCAAACTCAATCTCCTCCATGGGGTACGTTCCAATATCACCTTCATGATTATTGCCTCTATCATCAAGGAAAGTACCCAGGAGATCACACTGAAAACAATATTAAACACATTTATTGGTTTGTAACAGAAAAAAGAAAGTTGAACCGGTAATTCAACATTCTTAAATTGACTAGAGGTAATTACCAGagttgttgaaaaactttccaaatcaatGATTTGAGCTTCATCATACACAAGATTGTCCACGTGTTGCATCGTTTTGGTTTTCAAATTCAACAcaaataggaaaaagtggcgttctcgaaaaaaaggaacaaaaacctacaaaaacaaaacatattGTGATGTTAATAGATACACAAAAACAAAACTTAAACTAGTGAaagtaaactttaacttcagaatcctaaactttaactttggaTACCTTAACTTTAAGTTCAaatgcctaaactttaactttaaaatctTAAACTTTAAGTTCAGATACCTTAATTACAACTTCAGACTCCAAAACTTTAATTTCAGGTCTAAACTTTAACAACAGAatgctaaactttaactttagaaccctcaactttaactctaaaatcctcaactttaactctaaaatcctctactttaactcaattatcataaactttaacttcagaaaccttaactttaaatttagaatccttaactttaacttcagaaaaatttaatgttacAAGTTGAATTTTAGGATTCTAAACttaaagttaaggtttctgaagttaaagttaaggataatTCAGTTAAAGTTGAGAATtttagaaccctcaactttaactctaaaattctcaactttaactcaattatgGTAAACTCTAACttcagaaaccttaactttaacattagatcctaaactttaacttcataaAACTTGACTTTAAATTTAGAAtccttaatttaattttgaggtGATGCCAAGTAATAACTGACCAGATCAACACAGGTGATGTCAAAGCCATTGTTGTAAATATCAATCCACTCTTTCCAACAAATTAGAAGCTGATCCATAGCAGCCTCGTTAGTTGAATCTTGCCAAAGAAGTTCCAAAATTTCCTACAAgggaaaacaaacaaattagTACAACACAAACATTTCCTAAAAATATGTTAACTTTTACTAAACTACTACACAATTTAAGAAACTCACACTTTGGCGGACACCAAAACAGAATTTTGAAGGCGGTGAGGCATGTttcatttcatttgcatttatcATTAATGCCCAACACTCAATAATAGACAAATAGATCTCTTGATCTTCAGCAAGTGACAACATATCCTCTCTTTGAATCATATGTACGGTATCAAACCAGACCAAagtttccctaaaaaaaaaaaagttaagatTTATTAAGTTAAAGTTAAACCTTTTGTACTTAAAGTTAGGACAATTAAAAGACTTACTCTGCCTTCACTACGACAGGATCATCCAGAAGGCAATAATCAGCAACTTCTTGATACAACTCGGGCAAACGTTTCATGTTCCTCTTGTAGAAACGCATGAAATGTCCGACAAGGAATGGTTCAGTGTTAACCTTTCCACATGGAATTCCAATTTTAGCCTTGCCATCAGCTAAAGAAGAGTGTATAATGGAATGATAACCGACAGTAGGCTCGTAAACTTTTAATTCTTTTGGAGCAGTTTCAGCACTTGCAAGAGGTTCAACACTTGGAAGAGGTTCAACAATTGGAAGAGGTACAACCAGCTGCTCAGATAAGCTTGGCTGTACATCAACCTCCAAAGTTGCGCCTGTAGTAGAATAAATGATTCCTTATCATTTAATGTGAAAAGGTTAAAGTTTTTTTAGATATTTCTAAGTTTGAACATATAGTAAACTGAAATAGAGTAAAGTTGCACCTTGATTGGTCTGCTGAGCTGGATCAGTGGTAGCATCAACAATATGAGGTTCTTCACACTGTACAGCAGTCTTGTTAGCAGTTTCATTGACATTAATTTCATCAAGAACTCCTTGGATCTTTTTATTTGGACTATCATCTTGAGGTATAGCATTAGGTTTTCCATCACAATATATGTTCTCCAAACCTCCTGGCATAGACTGAACTGAAACTACCATCTCAGCCAATTCTTGCATCATGGCATAATACCTtggatccaaatcatcatccGACAGCGATGGAGATGAACGTCGCCTCAGTGCTGCTACAGCTTCAAGTTGTTTCAAATGAAAATTTGAAACAATTTCCAAGTTCCTCTTCATTCTCAAAAACTCCGCATGCATTTCCTTCAAGATTCGGGAAAAGTTagactttttgaattaaaagttagacTTTTGAACTTAAAAGTTAGACTACTGaaacctaaactttaacttcagaaaccataactttaaatttcgaatccttaactttaactttaaaatcctaaactttcaagttcagaatccttaactttaactttaatatcctaaactttaagttcagaatccttgaaataattttagaattctaaactttaactttaggatccttaacattaacttcaaaatcctcaactttaacattaaagtccttaactttaaatacataatccttaactttaactttagaatccctaactttaacttcaaaatcctcaactttaacatcaaagtccttaactttaaatacataatccataactttaactttagaatcttTACCTTTAATTTTAGAATCAAATCTCAAAactagaataaaaattttaataaaagagAAATAACTATAAAAATGTTGAGAAGAAACTTACATCAGttgaaattgattgaattgCTGAATTTGACAATTGCCCATCAGGAATGACGAACCGTATATGGTTCTCATCATCGTTCACAGCATCATGCCTACCACAAATCTTGGCAAAACCTTCTTCAAAACCCAACTTTTGACAAACAGGGTAGGTCACTGTATTTAATAAACCACTGCCAAAGCAAGATGAATCCTTTTCCAAAACAAGCCTTTCATGAATTTTAGTACCAGACCAATGCTTCATCAACGGAAGACTACAACTCTCTGCAATGCCTCTAAATTGAAGGCGATGAAAATAGACAACTTGTAAAACCCATAAACAACCACCAACGTTACCCTGGCAGCCTGAAGTTTTATGCTTCCTAATAGCCCGACAAAGTCTCTCGTGGACATATCCACACCAATCAAGATTCTTTATTTCATCTACATCCtcaagaactttaactaaacccAAATCAGCAGTCCTATTAGCTATAGGAGCTAAGAAAACAGAGAATGCAAACATCACAAATATTCGCTTGAACATTTCTCCACCTTCCACTAATTCACCCATCTTAATCTCCAACAGACGCAATGGAATGGttgcattttttttaactttaaagTAGTCTCTCCACTGATTTTTCAAACCTACATCCTTAGTCCTAGTGCTGCTATCTACAATAGGATTGTCAGAATGTAATGGGAGAAGAAACACATCATGCACATCACATGGACTAAATATGAATTCCTTTCCAGCTTCAATTTTAAACAACCAACTaacaggatcaaaatgatcaaTCAACCAGGGAAATAATGTTGTATCTAACTTTGAAGTTTGCGTAGGTAAAGATAACAACCAACCGAATCCAATTTCTGAAACAGACTTAATTTGATTTGAATTGAATGTTTCTATGACAGCTAACAAAGCAGTTGGTCTACACTGGGTAGTCAAGTTTGAAGTACTGCAACCCCCATCCAAGCTGAAAAAAAGTTAAATAGGTAAAAGTtagacttttagcagttaaagtttgGTAATTAACAGTAAAagttatgtttctgatgatgGAAGAATTTCTtaatatttacaacaaataccataactttaacctacataaGTACAGCTGTAatatttaaaag
This genomic stretch from Spinacia oleracea cultivar Varoflay chromosome 3, BTI_SOV_V1, whole genome shotgun sequence harbors:
- the LOC130470165 gene encoding protein FAR1-RELATED SEQUENCE 5-like, with amino-acid sequence MENLIRSVIQSTQRIQVPVEPDIQDATMEDVLNNCIENNALAQEREEEEAMEAEEQHIISDSEEPDQDIVGTLMGYTAETVEELLGFYEKHASEVGFSIRKGNTRFKVGTRIVLEKTYVCSAAGVTNNGKNKKKKVQTVVPVVPKKERKPRQVSITRTQCRACLRVKMNSEGRYEVVNHVIMHNHDLTRSQWHYLHRSERQITEEKREAIETMQKSGLSSTASFNYMAIEAGGEENLGHSKKDHLNYCTRLKMKQIEGGDAQAVTDIMYLELEGDPNFFFRFRLDEKGKLRSLFWRDSMMMEDYGIFGDIVVFDTTYRTNRYNLICAPIVGINNHWNNCMFGCAFIGDEKIESFVWLLQTFKKSMGGKSPISIFTDQDAAMNNAIHQVFPDSRHRLCVWHLHQNAITRFGALKRDPTFKKTFNYCLYKCVTVVEFETNWRSMLQQYELIGEEWFTNVYNLREKWCPALSKDFFSAGILSSQRSESTNHAIGFRANRTTSLTDFYRLFKGTIQRWRSTEKQAEFSCSKSVPSSALPLSGLLKHASEVYTLSLFRDFEEEFGYSIATTAKLIWKQENTEFYAVSIDEEPWSAQRVTYIHESQTVSCTCKNFEASGWLCYHCIRILHLHSVNRIPEQYIKKRWTKYAKSSVWNKLENEKPEEVQYTPWRQTMARKYYNLILKSQSNEETRTLMEDGYAASVSLVDELLASLNLSNTDDASTTETSATAAPETSATAAPETNATAAYETNSAPAGTHATTTSDTSVQQATSSEPATNTTTEPPMVLDPERCTTKGRNKRPRGPFVKKKKGKTAAPPTTDFGTITPNLRLF
- the LOC110798566 gene encoding uncharacterized protein, with the translated sequence MPRSKTVNVKEILQEDDDIQYPDSENIEYDDDDDDVVYEDDEDVNTDEDQDENWEQDENGDEDEDEDVNAGLVKPTGKGKKKPGVMVKSELVEIKTKGKKARIKAEVDANVPVDAENDVQILDGGCSTSNLTTQCRPTALLAVIETFNSNQIKSVSEIGFGWLLSLPTQTSKLDTTLFPWLIDHFDPVSWLFKIEAGKEFIFSPCDVHDVFLLPLHSDNPIVDSSTRTKDVGLKNQWRDYFKVKKNATIPLRLLEIKMGELVEGGEMFKRIFVMFAFSVFLAPIANRTADLGLVKVLEDVDEIKNLDWCGYVHERLCRAIRKHKTSGCQGNVGGCLWVLQVVYFHRLQFRGIAESCSLPLMKHWSGTKIHERLVLEKDSSCFGSGLLNTVTYPVCQKLGFEEGFAKICGRHDAVNDDENHIRFVIPDGQLSNSAIQSISTDEILELLWQDSTNEAAMDQLLICWKEWIDIYNNGFDITCVDLVFVPFFRERHFFLFVLNLKTKTMQHVDNLVYDEAQIIDLESFSTTLCDLLGTFLDDRGNNHEGDIGTYPMEEIEFDWKTAKGSDLDCGIYTMISMLTFEGIKCSCPDLKEPRKRIVLRAEICATLVLSDMNDKRAEVLNKLADFNSKRVDVYPHVVTRRKQKLANDRKLKKEAAKKEKEVEKKAEENANENKKPEGKIAQENANENEKPEGNMAEMNNNVADVNDNAAEGNEQPLKTFTSRKRLKRNVADASVPENVGPPEKKQAPTKRTAKKPAA